One part of the Phaenicophaeus curvirostris isolate KB17595 chromosome 2, BPBGC_Pcur_1.0, whole genome shotgun sequence genome encodes these proteins:
- the KCNG3 gene encoding voltage-gated potassium channel regulatory subunit KCNG3 isoform X4, giving the protein MNFGRGPSVVLNVGGTRYSFSREVLKDFPLRRVSRLHGCLSEQDVLEVCDDYDRERNEYFFDRHSEAFGFIMLYVRHGHLRFVPHMCELSFYNEMIYWGLEGSHLDYCCQRRLDDRMSETCTYYSAEEPPGEPPGGPAGKGRRRRPGAEGDKWLERMRRTFEEPTSSVAAQVLATVSILFVIVSMVVLCASTLPEWRAPENRSVEEQSRIIEAICIGWFTAECIVRFIVSKNKFIAKLCLRRTWWKVPSCVLLDWMVLWNNILASLEKACHHSARKDGHLPWAPCRERERCFNFERTKRRFRSPQPDWFGLLFTFTHKSRTKNGLNTEICLSHNYTLYHSKQHVAEVFQRFP; this is encoded by the exons ATGAACTTTGGCCGCGGCCCCTCGGTGGTGTTGAACGTCGGAGGCACCCGGTACTCCTTCTCCCGGGAGGTGCTGAAGGATTTCCCGCTGCGGCGGGTGAGCCGCCTGCACGGCTGCCTGTCGGAGCAGGACGTGCTGGAGGTGTGCGACGACTACGACCGGGAACGGAACGAGTACTTCTTCGACCGGCACTCGGAGGCTTTCGGCTTCATCATGCTGTACGTCCGGCACGGCCACCTGCGCTTCGTGCCGCACATGTGCGAGCTCTCCTTCTACAACGAGATGATCTACTGGGGGCTGGAGGGCTCCCACCTCGACTACTGCTGCCAGCGGCGCCTCGACGACCGCATGTCCGAGACCTGCACGTACTACTCGGCCGAGGAGCCGCCGGGGGAGCCGCCGGGGGGCCCCGCGGGCaaggggcggcggcggcggccgggaGCCGAGGGCGACAAGTGGctggagaggatgaggaggactTTCGAGGAGCCCACGTCTTCCGTGGCCGCGCAGGTCCTGGCTACCGTCTCCATCCTCTTCGTCATCGTGTCCATGGTGGTGCTGTGCGCCAGCACCCTGCCCGAGTGGCGGGCGCCGGAGAACCGCAGCgtggaggagcagagcag GATAATTGAAGCTATCTGCATAGGCTGGTTCACTGCAGAGTGCATTGTGAGGTTCATCGTCTCCAAAAACAAGT TTATTGCTAAGCTTTGTCTTAGAAGAACATGGTGGAAGGTCCCTTCATGTGTCCTCCTTGACTGGATGGTCCTATGGAACAACATTCTCGCCAGCCTGGAGAAAGCCTGTCACCATTCAGCCAGGAAGGATGGCCATCTGCCTTGGGCACCTTGCAGGGAGAGGGAGCGATGTTTCAATTTTGAGAGAACAAAAAGGCGATTCAGAAGTCCTCAACCAGACTGGTTTGGGCTTCTATTTACCTTTACacacaaaagcagaacaaaaaatgGGCTTAACACTGAGATCTGTCTTTCCCATAATTACACCTTATACCATTCTAAGCAACATGTAGCAGAAGTTTTTCAAAGATTTCCATAG
- the KCNG3 gene encoding voltage-gated potassium channel regulatory subunit KCNG3 isoform X1, with the protein MNFGRGPSVVLNVGGTRYSFSREVLKDFPLRRVSRLHGCLSEQDVLEVCDDYDRERNEYFFDRHSEAFGFIMLYVRHGHLRFVPHMCELSFYNEMIYWGLEGSHLDYCCQRRLDDRMSETCTYYSAEEPPGEPPGGPAGKGRRRRPGAEGDKWLERMRRTFEEPTSSVAAQVLATVSILFVIVSMVVLCASTLPEWRAPENRSVEEQSRYTAESVREPSGIIEAICIGWFTAECIVRFIVSKNKCEFVRRPLNIIDLLAITPYYISVLMTVFTGENSQLQRAGVTLRVLRMMRIFWVIKLARHFIGLQTLGLTLKRCYREMVMLLVFICVAMAIFSALSQLLENGLDLGTKNKDYASIPAACWWVIISMTTVGYGDMCPITVPGRILGGICVVSGIVLLALPITFIYHSFVQCYHELKFRSARYSRSLSAEFLN; encoded by the exons ATGAACTTTGGCCGCGGCCCCTCGGTGGTGTTGAACGTCGGAGGCACCCGGTACTCCTTCTCCCGGGAGGTGCTGAAGGATTTCCCGCTGCGGCGGGTGAGCCGCCTGCACGGCTGCCTGTCGGAGCAGGACGTGCTGGAGGTGTGCGACGACTACGACCGGGAACGGAACGAGTACTTCTTCGACCGGCACTCGGAGGCTTTCGGCTTCATCATGCTGTACGTCCGGCACGGCCACCTGCGCTTCGTGCCGCACATGTGCGAGCTCTCCTTCTACAACGAGATGATCTACTGGGGGCTGGAGGGCTCCCACCTCGACTACTGCTGCCAGCGGCGCCTCGACGACCGCATGTCCGAGACCTGCACGTACTACTCGGCCGAGGAGCCGCCGGGGGAGCCGCCGGGGGGCCCCGCGGGCaaggggcggcggcggcggccgggaGCCGAGGGCGACAAGTGGctggagaggatgaggaggactTTCGAGGAGCCCACGTCTTCCGTGGCCGCGCAGGTCCTGGCTACCGTCTCCATCCTCTTCGTCATCGTGTCCATGGTGGTGCTGTGCGCCAGCACCCTGCCCGAGTGGCGGGCGCCGGAGAACCGCAGCgtggaggagcagagcaggtaCACGGCAGAGTCAGTCAGGGAGCCCTCAGG GATAATTGAAGCTATCTGCATAGGCTGGTTCACTGCAGAGTGCATTGTGAGGTTCATCGTCTCCAAAAACAAGTGTGAGTTTGTCAGAAGACCTCTCAACATCATTGATTTACTGGCAATTACTCCTTACTACATCTCTGTTCTAATGACAGTTTTCACTGGCGAAAATTCGCAGCTTCAGAGGGCTGGAGTCACCTTGAGGGTCTTAAGAATGATGAGGATTTTTTGGGTGATTAAACTGGCTCGTCATTTCATTGGCCTTCAAACACTTGGTCTGACTCTGAAGCGTTGTTACAGAGAGATGGTGATGCTACTTGTCTTTATCTGTGTTGCTATGGCAATTTTCAGTGCACTTTCGCAGCTTCTTGAAAATGGGCTGGACTTGGGAACAAAGAATAAGGATTATGCCAGCATTCCTGCTGCTTGTTGGTGGGTGATCATCTCAATGACCACAGTTGGTTATGGTGACATGTGTCCCATCACAGTACCAGGAAGGATTCTTGGAGGAATTTGTGTGGTTAGTGGCATTGTTTTATTAGCCTTGCCGATCACTTTCATTTATCACAGCTTTGTGCAATGTTACCATGAGCTCAAGTTCCGATCTGCTAGGTACAGTAGAAGCCTCTCTGCTGAATTCTTAAATTGA
- the KCNG3 gene encoding voltage-gated potassium channel regulatory subunit KCNG3 isoform X2: MNFGRGPSVVLNVGGTRYSFSREVLKDFPLRRVSRLHGCLSEQDVLEVCDDYDRERNEYFFDRHSEAFGFIMLYVRHGHLRFVPHMCELSFYNEMIYWGLEGSHLDYCCQRRLDDRMSETCTYYSAEEPPGEPPGGPAGKGRRRRPGAEGDKWLERMRRTFEEPTSSVAAQVLATVSILFVIVSMVVLCASTLPEWRAPENRSVEEQSRIIEAICIGWFTAECIVRFIVSKNKCEFVRRPLNIIDLLAITPYYISVLMTVFTGENSQLQRAGVTLRVLRMMRIFWVIKLARHFIGLQTLGLTLKRCYREMVMLLVFICVAMAIFSALSQLLENGLDLGTKNKDYASIPAACWWVIISMTTVGYGDMCPITVPGRILGGICVVSGIVLLALPITFIYHSFVQCYHELKFRSARYSRSLSAEFLN, encoded by the exons ATGAACTTTGGCCGCGGCCCCTCGGTGGTGTTGAACGTCGGAGGCACCCGGTACTCCTTCTCCCGGGAGGTGCTGAAGGATTTCCCGCTGCGGCGGGTGAGCCGCCTGCACGGCTGCCTGTCGGAGCAGGACGTGCTGGAGGTGTGCGACGACTACGACCGGGAACGGAACGAGTACTTCTTCGACCGGCACTCGGAGGCTTTCGGCTTCATCATGCTGTACGTCCGGCACGGCCACCTGCGCTTCGTGCCGCACATGTGCGAGCTCTCCTTCTACAACGAGATGATCTACTGGGGGCTGGAGGGCTCCCACCTCGACTACTGCTGCCAGCGGCGCCTCGACGACCGCATGTCCGAGACCTGCACGTACTACTCGGCCGAGGAGCCGCCGGGGGAGCCGCCGGGGGGCCCCGCGGGCaaggggcggcggcggcggccgggaGCCGAGGGCGACAAGTGGctggagaggatgaggaggactTTCGAGGAGCCCACGTCTTCCGTGGCCGCGCAGGTCCTGGCTACCGTCTCCATCCTCTTCGTCATCGTGTCCATGGTGGTGCTGTGCGCCAGCACCCTGCCCGAGTGGCGGGCGCCGGAGAACCGCAGCgtggaggagcagagcag GATAATTGAAGCTATCTGCATAGGCTGGTTCACTGCAGAGTGCATTGTGAGGTTCATCGTCTCCAAAAACAAGTGTGAGTTTGTCAGAAGACCTCTCAACATCATTGATTTACTGGCAATTACTCCTTACTACATCTCTGTTCTAATGACAGTTTTCACTGGCGAAAATTCGCAGCTTCAGAGGGCTGGAGTCACCTTGAGGGTCTTAAGAATGATGAGGATTTTTTGGGTGATTAAACTGGCTCGTCATTTCATTGGCCTTCAAACACTTGGTCTGACTCTGAAGCGTTGTTACAGAGAGATGGTGATGCTACTTGTCTTTATCTGTGTTGCTATGGCAATTTTCAGTGCACTTTCGCAGCTTCTTGAAAATGGGCTGGACTTGGGAACAAAGAATAAGGATTATGCCAGCATTCCTGCTGCTTGTTGGTGGGTGATCATCTCAATGACCACAGTTGGTTATGGTGACATGTGTCCCATCACAGTACCAGGAAGGATTCTTGGAGGAATTTGTGTGGTTAGTGGCATTGTTTTATTAGCCTTGCCGATCACTTTCATTTATCACAGCTTTGTGCAATGTTACCATGAGCTCAAGTTCCGATCTGCTAGGTACAGTAGAAGCCTCTCTGCTGAATTCTTAAATTGA
- the KCNG3 gene encoding voltage-gated potassium channel regulatory subunit KCNG3 isoform X3, translating to MNFGRGPSVVLNVGGTRYSFSREVLKDFPLRRVSRLHGCLSEQDVLEVCDDYDRERNEYFFDRHSEAFGFIMLYVRHGHLRFVPHMCELSFYNEMIYWGLEGSHLDYCCQRRLDDRMSETCTYYSAEEPPGEPPGGPAGKGRRRRPGAEGDKWLERMRRTFEEPTSSVAAQVLATVSILFVIVSMVVLCASTLPEWRAPENRSVEEQSRYTAESVREPSGIIEAICIGWFTAECIVRFIVSKNKFIAKLCLRRTWWKVPSCVLLDWMVLWNNILASLEKACHHSARKDGHLPWAPCRERERCFNFERTKRRFRSPQPDWFGLLFTFTHKSRTKNGLNTEICLSHNYTLYHSKQHVAEVFQRFP from the exons ATGAACTTTGGCCGCGGCCCCTCGGTGGTGTTGAACGTCGGAGGCACCCGGTACTCCTTCTCCCGGGAGGTGCTGAAGGATTTCCCGCTGCGGCGGGTGAGCCGCCTGCACGGCTGCCTGTCGGAGCAGGACGTGCTGGAGGTGTGCGACGACTACGACCGGGAACGGAACGAGTACTTCTTCGACCGGCACTCGGAGGCTTTCGGCTTCATCATGCTGTACGTCCGGCACGGCCACCTGCGCTTCGTGCCGCACATGTGCGAGCTCTCCTTCTACAACGAGATGATCTACTGGGGGCTGGAGGGCTCCCACCTCGACTACTGCTGCCAGCGGCGCCTCGACGACCGCATGTCCGAGACCTGCACGTACTACTCGGCCGAGGAGCCGCCGGGGGAGCCGCCGGGGGGCCCCGCGGGCaaggggcggcggcggcggccgggaGCCGAGGGCGACAAGTGGctggagaggatgaggaggactTTCGAGGAGCCCACGTCTTCCGTGGCCGCGCAGGTCCTGGCTACCGTCTCCATCCTCTTCGTCATCGTGTCCATGGTGGTGCTGTGCGCCAGCACCCTGCCCGAGTGGCGGGCGCCGGAGAACCGCAGCgtggaggagcagagcaggtaCACGGCAGAGTCAGTCAGGGAGCCCTCAGG GATAATTGAAGCTATCTGCATAGGCTGGTTCACTGCAGAGTGCATTGTGAGGTTCATCGTCTCCAAAAACAAGT TTATTGCTAAGCTTTGTCTTAGAAGAACATGGTGGAAGGTCCCTTCATGTGTCCTCCTTGACTGGATGGTCCTATGGAACAACATTCTCGCCAGCCTGGAGAAAGCCTGTCACCATTCAGCCAGGAAGGATGGCCATCTGCCTTGGGCACCTTGCAGGGAGAGGGAGCGATGTTTCAATTTTGAGAGAACAAAAAGGCGATTCAGAAGTCCTCAACCAGACTGGTTTGGGCTTCTATTTACCTTTACacacaaaagcagaacaaaaaatgGGCTTAACACTGAGATCTGTCTTTCCCATAATTACACCTTATACCATTCTAAGCAACATGTAGCAGAAGTTTTTCAAAGATTTCCATAG